Proteins from a single region of Punica granatum isolate Tunisia-2019 chromosome 8, ASM765513v2, whole genome shotgun sequence:
- the LOC116189661 gene encoding probable receptor-like protein kinase At1g11050, with protein MRNLRPLISSSFLLLFLVDAFGDSASPICPIDFSYVETFPWDTSLCRAGSDGCCQTLLSLFGMGLAQNLKDTSMFQLPNVTVSSYCLSDFRSRLARLSIQPSLVPLCFENSTQFVANASNCDGIMTVQDWTERVRPNSTLYTSCKGDLTGTRCSPCVEAGMEVTSQLLALDPNSTKCFYYAVVYAAGIVNEYGPKNSTTAKCALGLPIANTTGNSSDSFSNKKLVRIVMAFLGAIIGVLLSFGVVVLYKNHERERRQNAPHEEYVNSFRDEVLPNTGAKWFQISELDRATNRFSQRNLIGQGAHGLVYRGILSDGTVVAVKQLLDLESKGDEEFLNEVNIISTIRHRNLLSLRGCCVTSDDFRGKMRFLVYDYMSNGSLSDSLSHGINNLTWPLRKNIILDVAKGIAYLHYGIKPAIYHRDIKSTNILLDMDMKARVSDFGLAKQSREGQSHLTTRVAGTYGYLAPEYALYGQLTEKSDVYSFGIVILEIMSGRKVLDISDSSVLLITDWAWMHMKSRNVEEVLDKSIRDGGPKGIMERFVRVGILCAHVMVALRPTITEAIKMLEGDIDIPRLPDRPLPLSHESFRSFSSCSTSVSEINTVKLKH; from the coding sequence ATGAGAAATCTCCGTCCTTTGATCTCATCGTCGTTCCTCCTCTTGTTCTTAGTTGATGCTTTCGGCGACTCTGCCTCTCCCATATGTCCCATAGATTTCAGCTATGTCGAGACGTTCCCCTGGGACACCTCGCTTTGCCGTGCCGGATCAGATGGATGTTGCCAGACCCTGTTGAGCCTGTTCGGAATGGGGCTTGCCCAGAACCTGAAGGACACCTCGATGTTCCAGCTCCCTAATGTGACCGTTTCGTCCTACTGTCTTTCCGACTTCAGGTCCAGGCTCGCCAGGCTGTCGATCCAGCCATCCTTAGTCCCCCTGTGCTTTGAGAACTCGACTCAGTTTGTGGCCAATGCCTCGAACTGTGACGGGATCATGACGGTTCAGGACTGGACGGAGAGGGTCAGGCCCAATAGTACTCTCTACACATCTTGCAAGGGCGACTTGACCGGGACCCGTTGCAGCCCGTGTGTCGAAGCCGGCATGGAGGTGACTTCTCAACTCTTGGCTTTGGACCCGAATTCGACAAAGTGCTTCTACTATGCTGTTGTCTACGCTGCTGGAATTGTCAATGAGTATGGTCCGAAAAATTCCACGACAGCTAAATGTGCGCTCGGCTTGCCTATAGCCAACACGACAGGCAATTCATCGGACTCATTTAGCAATAAGAAGCTGGTGAGGATAGTCATGGCATTTTTGGGTGCTATCATTGGCGTTCTCCTCTCCTTCGGGGTCGTAGTATTGTACAAAAACCACGAAAGAGAGAGGAGGCAAAACGCCCCGCACGAAGAATATGTGAACAGCTTCCGGGACGAAGTGTTACCAAACACTGGAGCCAAATGGTTCCAGATATCGGAGCTCGACCGGGCCACCAACAGGTTTTCGCAGAGGAACCTGATCGGCCAGGGAGCGCATGGACTTGTGTATAGAGGGATTCTCTCTGATGGCACCGTGGTTGCGGTGAAACAGCTTCTTGATTTGGAGTCGAAAGGGGACGAGGAGTTCTTGAACGAGGTCAATATTATCAGCACCATAAGGCACAGgaatctcctctctctccgaGGCTGCTGTGTCACGAGCGATGATTTCCGGGGTAAGATGAGATTTCTCGTTTACGACTACATGTCGAATGGAAGCCTCAGCGATAGTTTATCCCATGGGATAAACAATCTAACTTGGCCATTGCGTAAGAACATAATCTTGGACGTGGCTAAAGGGATTGCTTACCTGCATTATGGGATTAAACCCGCCATATATCATCGAGACATAAAGTCGACAAACATTCTTCTTGACATGGATATGAAGGCTAGGGTTTCTGATTTCGGGCTGGCCAAGCAGAGCCGCGAAGGCCAGTCTCATCTCACAACTAGAGTTGCCGGCACTTATGGGTATCTCGCGCCGGAATATGCCCTCTATGGGCAACTAACTGAAAAGAGCGATGTCTACAGTTTTGGAATTGTGATCCTTGAGATCATGAGCGGAAGAAAGGTGCTCGATATCTCAGACTCCTCGGTTCTTCTGATCACCGACTGGGCGTGGATGCACATGAAGTCTAGAAATGTGGAGGAAGTTCTCGACAAGTCGATAAGGGATGGAGGCCCCAAAGGGATCATGGAGAGGTTTGTTCGTGTGGGAATTTTGTGTGCTCATGTGATGGTTGCTTTAAGACCTACCATCACTGAGGCTATAAAAATGCTAGAAGGAGATATCGACATACCAAGACTGCCTGATCGACCATTGCCTCTCAGTCATGAGTCATTCAGGTCTTTTTCGAGTTGTAGTACATCTGTGAGTGAGATTAACACAGTCAAACTCAAGCATTAG
- the LOC116189662 gene encoding keratinocyte-associated protein 2, protein MAGPGSSMLYSFLLLTVILSLQEVYRGKLASSELFTILGGFTSSLLFLVSLTFIGNFQEASGMKTSWGAVILAEAIALIAASTVHRVCITTCFLFSAGLLYEVNKISGLMLSKSESKSKRH, encoded by the exons ATGGCGGGACCAGGGAGCTCAATGCTCTACTCGTTTCTTCTGCTCACCGTGATCCTCTCGCTTCAAGAGGTCTACAGAGGGAAGTTGGCCTCGTCGGAGCTGTTCACTATCCTCGGAGGCTTCACCAgctctcttctcttcctcgTCTCCCTAACG TTCATAGGTAATTTTCAGGAGGCAAGTGGCATGAAGACCAGTTGGGGTGCAG TCATATTAGCTGAAGCAATAGCTCTAATCGCTGCTAGCACTGTTCATCGGGTTTGCATCACAACATG CTTCTTGTTCTCCGCTGGACTGCTTTATGAGGTTAACAAGATTTCGGGATTGATGCTTTCTAAGAGTGAATCTAAATCCAAGAGGCACTGA
- the LOC116188059 gene encoding auxilin-related protein 1, with product MDDFGVLTERYGLKPQGKAAPMAASKRSAPVSSNGQTQNYGFGSASNPNYSSSKASWSSNSVGGLDDHLDNLFVGSKKPSADQSGGSSFDYDSIFNPGAKSSSSTNFDNDDIFGLNKSTPRSNGDVFSSFPSPPPPPPRRSSPVGDLLGGYHQNNDDDDDIFGGIGKESRTANGDSSARTESNSAGFDDLIPGFGGSRSSSSYGYTNQPQQSTSSSTLSEDPFSVFESTSKPPRTSSGLFSDPLEDFGQFNGAASAKDDSGKSPTASTIDELEDFAMGKPSRSVDELPKFTSGEKKSPNKAQTSQRREGAGTLRENKHKSGDDLESFFSMGSRSSSAPKSRTTSSTNKKERTGTGQSPPPETPPSIKKASSATNIVDDLSSMFGDASIFGEFEEVEGESEERRRARLGRQTRTQQRVAKAVAEMNQRDYQTQQEQEERRRIAENLDANIKRWAAGKEGNMRALLSSLQYVLWPDCGWESVSLTDLITSTSVKKVYRKATLCVHPDKVQQKGATLQQKYTAEKVFDILKEAWKKFETEELR from the exons ATGGACGATTTCGGCGTCTTAACGGAACGCTACGGGTTGAAGCCCCAGGGGAAGGCTGCTCCAATGGCCGCATCCAAACGATCCGCCCCCGTCTCCTCCAATGGCCAAACCCAGAACTATGGGTTCGGTTCCGCTTCCAACCCCAATTACTCGTCCTCCAAAGCTTCCTGGAGCTCGAATTCCGTCGGGGGATTGGACGATCATTTGGACAATCTCTTCGTCGGATCTAAGAAGCCTTCTGCTGATCAGAGCGGTGGGTCATCCTTCGACTACGATTCGATATTCAATCCGGGCGCAAAGTCTTCGTCCTCCACGAACTTCGACAATGACGATATCTTCGGGTTAAACAAGTCAACTCCTAGGTCAAACGGCGATGTTTTCAGTTCATTTCCTTCTCCGCCGCCTCCCCCGCCTCGCCGGAGCTCTCCCGTGGGTGATCTGTTAGGTGGGTATCATCAGAATAATGATGACGACGACGATATCTTCGGTGGAATCGGGAAGGAATCGAGAACAGCCAACGGGGATAGCTCGGCGAGGACCGAGAGCAATTCAGCTGGATTTGATGATTTGATTCCTGGATTTGGGGGAAGCAGGAGCTCTTCCAGTTATGG ATACACTAATCAGCCTCAGCAATCAACTTCAAGCTCTACATTGTCCGAAGACCCCTTTTCTGTATTTGAATCAACTTCGAAACCTCCACGTACTTCGTCAGGGTTATTCTCAGATCCTTTGGAGGACTTTGGTCAGTTCAATGGTGCcgcaagtgcaaaagatgatTCTG GGAAGAGCCCTACTGCATCTACGATAGATGAGCTCGAGGACTTTGCTATGGGCAAGCCATCCAGAAGTGTTGATGAACTGCCAAAGTTTACTTCAGGTGAAAAGAAATCTCCTAACAAAGCGCAGACTAGTCAACGTAGAGAAGGTGCTGGCACTCTGCGGGAAAATAAGCATAAGTCTGGTGATGATCTTGAATCCTTCTTTAGCATGGGTTCTCGATCAAGCAGTGCACCAAAGTCAAGGACTACAAGTTCg ACCAATAAGAAAGAGAGAACTGGAACAGGGCAAAGTCCACCTCCAGAGACACCTCCCAGCATCAAGAAGGCTTCATCTGCAACAAATATTGTTGATGACCTTTCGTCAATGTTTGGAG ATGCTTCGATATTTGGAGAGTTTGAGGAAGTTGAGGGAGAaagtgaagaaagaagaagagccAGATTGGGGCGTCAAACAAGAACCCAACAGCGAGTG GCAAAAGCGGTGGCAGAGATGAATCAGCGTGACTACCAAACACAACAGGAGCAAGAAGAGAGAAGG AGGATTGCTGAGAATCTTGATGCCAACATAAAGCGTTGGGCTGCTGGGAAGGAAGGCAATATGCGTGCCTTATTATCATCTTTGCAATAC GTGCTTTGGCCTGACTGTGGTTGGGAGTCGGTGTCATTGACAGACTTAATAACTTCCACTTCAGTCAAAAAGGTGTATAGAAAGGCGACACTGTGCGTCCACCCTGATAAGGTTCAACAGAAAGgtgccacccttcaacagaaATACACTGCAGAGAAAGTGTTTGATATTCTCAAG GAAGCTTGGAAAAAGTTTGAAACAGAAGAACTCCGATAG
- the LOC116187024 gene encoding amino acid permease 3-like: MERDIYNPILFLACLLEIHPSIEAVTQAHQVLKFNCPLDMLGPIVHQNAAAPQSQVYSISLDMQLPGGSRCFDDDGRLKRTGTVWTASAHIITAGSGVLSLAWAMAQLGWIAGPAMLFLFSFVTYYTSALLAACYRSGDPVYGKRNYTCMDAVRSNLGGFKAKLCGLVQYLNLYGVSIGCTIASSISMMATSRLNCFHDKGEKNPCHANSTPYMIAFGIVEIILSQIPDFDQLLWLSILAAVMSFTYSTIGLGLGVAKVAETGKFRGSLTGISIGTVTETQKMWRSFQALGDVAFVYSYSIILIEIQDTIKSPPSEAKTMKKATLIIVAVTTLFYMLCGCFGYAAFGDMSPGNLLTGFSFYNPFWLVDIANAAIVIHLVGAYQVYCQPLFEFIEKYATGWFPDSQFIKKDIKVPIPGFKSYKLNLFRLVWRTIFVIITTVISMLLPFFNDVVGLVGALGFWPLTVYFPVEMYIVQEKIPKWSTKWLCLQILSFACLIITIAAAAGSVAGVVLNLKSYEPFSTAY; this comes from the exons ATGGAACGGGATATATATAACCCCATCCTATTTCTTGCTTGCTTACTTGAAATTCATCCTTCCATAGAGGCAGTAACCCAAGCCCATCAGGTTCTTAAATTCAATTGTCCACTTGATATGCTCGGTCCAATTGTCCACCAGAACGCAGCAGCTCCCCAAAGTCAAGTCTACAGTATCTCGCTTGATATGCAACTGCCGGGCGGCTCCAGGTGCTTCGACGATGATGGCCGCCTCAAGAGAACCG GAACGGTGTGGACAGCCAGCGCGCACATTATAACAGCCGGGTCGGGGGTGCTGTCTCTGGCTTGGGCCATGGCACAGCTCGGCTGGATTGCTGGCCCCGCCATGTtgttcctcttctccttcgtcACTTACTACACCTCCGCCCTCCTTGCTGCCTGTTACCGTTCCGGTGACCCTGTCTATGGAAAGCGCAACTACACTTGCATGGACGCTGTCCGCTCGAATCTCG GTGGGTTTAAAGCCAAGCTATGTGGGCTGGTTCAGTACCTGAACCTGTATGGAGTTTCCATTGGCTGCACGATTGCTTCCTCTATTAGCATGAT GGCGACTAGTCGATTGAACTGCTTCCACGATAAGGGAGAAAAGAATCCGTGCCACGCGAACAGCACCCCATACATGATAGCCTTTGGGATTGTTGAGATAATCTTGTCTCAGATACCCGACTTCGACCAACTGTTGTGGCTCTCCATCCTGGCTGCTGTCATGTCCTTCACCTACTCCACCATCGGGCTTGGCCTCGGAGTCGCTAAGGTTGCTGAAACCGGGAAGTTCCGGGGAAGTCTGACCGGTATCAGTATTGGGACAGTGACTGAAACCCAGAAGATGTGGAGGAGCTTCCAGGCTCTTGGAGACGTAGCCTTTGTTTACTCTTACTCCATCATCCTCATTGAAATTCAG GATACTATCAAGTCCCCGCCATCAGAGGCCAAGACAATGAAAAAGGCAACCTTGATCATTGTCGCTGTCACGACCCTGTTCTACATGCTCTGCGGGTGCTTCGGTTATGCTGCCTTTGGGGACATGTCCCCTGGGAATCTCCTGACGGGTTTCAGTTTCTACAACCCGTTCTGGCTCGTCGACATAGCGAACGCAGCTATAGTGATCCACCTCGTGGGCGCATACCAGGTTTACTGCCAACCCCTCTTCGAGTTCATCGAGAAGTATGCCACAGGGTGGTTCCCAGATAGCCAGTTCATCAAGAAGGACATCAAGGTCCCTATCCCGGGCTTCAAGTCCTACAAGCTCAACCTCTTTAGGTTGGTTTGGAGGACAATCTTCGTCATCATCACAACGGTCATCTCTATGCTGCTTCCTTTCTTCAACGATGTGGTCGGTCTTGTCGGGGCACTTGGGTTTTGGCCACTGACCGTCTACTTCCCGGTCGAGATGTACATTGTCCAAGAAAAGATCCCCAAGTGGAGCACCAAGTGGCTCTGCCTCCAAATCCTAAGCTTCGCATGCCTCATCATCACCATCGCCGCTGCCGCCGGCTCAGTTGCAGGCGTCGTGCTCAACCTTAAGTCGTATGAGCCGTTCTCGACCGCCTACTAA